A single Sphingomonas kaistensis DNA region contains:
- a CDS encoding PilZ domain-containing protein, translating to MDESSQVQNRRQRRSNVLLTAMIEMAAGQSLDVKLRNLSAEGALIEGEGLPHEGAEIRFRKGDLSVAGKIVWVSGKRAGIHFHQRLSPEALLRHVPTPKPRILPSFRRPGLAAQPMTSSERSLEQVWGVAKAPDPFG from the coding sequence ATGGACGAGAGTAGCCAGGTACAGAATCGGCGGCAGCGCCGTTCCAATGTTCTCCTGACGGCCATGATCGAAATGGCAGCCGGACAGTCGCTCGACGTCAAGCTGCGCAATCTGTCGGCCGAAGGCGCCCTGATCGAGGGCGAGGGGCTGCCGCACGAAGGCGCCGAGATACGCTTCCGCAAGGGCGATCTCAGCGTCGCAGGCAAGATCGTCTGGGTCAGCGGCAAGCGCGCCGGCATCCACTTTCACCAGCGATTGTCGCCCGAGGCGTTGCTGCGCCACGTGCCGACCCCCAAACCGCGCATCCTGCCGTCCTTCCGCCGCCCTGGCCTCGCCGCACAGCCAATGACCAGCAGCGAGCGAAGCCTTGAACAGGTGTGGGGCGTCGCCAAGGCGCCCGATCCTTTCGGCTGA
- a CDS encoding PilZ domain-containing protein has protein sequence MPVETTLYSLSDRAPAPDDRREGERHLTLFRVGTMVVDGRRELCLIKNISAGGAMLRLYSESIRLGQQLTVELKCGQPLSGKVAWVQSPNVGLVFDTPIDVVAMLSQSEDGPRPRMPRIETSSFCTLREGATIVRARACDISQGGIKVETDAGFARNAEVVVSLPGLPPQPGVVRWTSDGCAGITFNRLLPLPVLIDWLKARSGSRHAA, from the coding sequence ATGCCCGTCGAGACGACCCTCTACTCCTTGAGCGATCGCGCCCCGGCGCCCGACGATCGCCGCGAGGGAGAGCGCCACCTGACCCTGTTCCGGGTCGGCACCATGGTGGTCGATGGACGGCGCGAATTGTGCCTCATCAAGAACATCTCGGCCGGGGGGGCGATGCTTCGGCTGTACAGCGAGAGCATCAGGCTTGGGCAACAACTCACGGTGGAATTGAAATGCGGCCAGCCGCTGAGCGGCAAGGTCGCCTGGGTCCAAAGCCCCAATGTCGGCCTGGTGTTCGACACGCCGATCGATGTGGTCGCCATGCTCAGCCAGAGCGAGGACGGCCCCCGCCCGCGCATGCCGCGGATCGAGACCTCGTCCTTTTGCACCCTGCGCGAGGGGGCGACCATCGTGCGGGCGCGGGCCTGCGATATCAGCCAGGGCGGGATCAAGGTCGAGACCGATGCCGGCTTCGCGCGCAACGCCGAGGTGGTGGTGAGCCTGCCGGGACTTCCACCGCAGCCGGGCGTGGTCCGCTGGACATCGGATGGCTGTGCGGGGATCACCTTCAACCGACTGCTTCCGCTGCCCGTGCTGATCGATTGGCTGAAAGCCCGCAGCGGCTCACGCCACGCGGCCTGA
- a CDS encoding aspartyl protease family protein yields the protein MMLALTAAAALAATPVVPQTASTPLTRLEATNAPADDGADESEKLSLERLPDLRLTVNVAVGGEGPFRFLVDTAADRSAVSHQMAARLKLAPGREAVLHSVSGVSRVSTASVRGMQVATRTLPDVNAPLLDESHVGADGILGTDVLRSAMVRFDFRQRQLSILPSTKAQRKTDDPDAIVVEARRRAGRLIVTEAELDGQKLTVVLDTGSEMSVGNAALRRALHRRGQLGVETSAILGSVTGATLPASVMKSRKLDIGGVTLLELGIAFADVHTFRALGIDDRPALLLGMNALHAFDSLTIDMRAKKLRFVMPAPAGRSSRYASADVRDPLQRR from the coding sequence ATGATGTTGGCCCTGACCGCCGCCGCCGCGCTCGCCGCGACCCCCGTTGTTCCGCAAACGGCGAGCACGCCGCTCACCAGGCTCGAGGCGACCAACGCGCCCGCCGACGACGGTGCGGACGAGAGCGAGAAATTGTCGCTCGAACGCTTGCCCGACCTCCGACTGACGGTGAACGTCGCGGTGGGCGGCGAAGGACCGTTCCGCTTTCTGGTCGACACCGCCGCCGATCGCAGCGCGGTGTCTCACCAGATGGCCGCCAGGCTCAAGCTCGCTCCCGGCCGTGAGGCCGTGCTGCACAGCGTCAGCGGGGTCAGCCGGGTCAGCACCGCGTCGGTGCGCGGCATGCAGGTCGCGACCCGGACGCTTCCCGACGTCAACGCGCCTTTGCTCGACGAAAGTCATGTCGGCGCCGACGGCATCCTCGGCACCGATGTCCTGCGTTCGGCCATGGTGCGCTTCGATTTCCGCCAGCGGCAGCTTTCCATACTGCCTTCGACCAAGGCGCAGCGTAAAACGGACGACCCCGATGCGATCGTGGTCGAAGCCCGCCGCCGCGCGGGCCGGCTGATCGTCACCGAGGCCGAACTCGACGGACAAAAGCTGACCGTCGTGCTCGACACCGGAAGCGAAATGTCGGTTGGAAATGCCGCGCTGCGCCGCGCGCTTCACCGCCGCGGGCAGCTCGGCGTCGAAACCTCGGCCATCCTTGGCTCGGTCACCGGCGCGACGCTTCCCGCCAGCGTCATGAAGAGCCGCAAGCTCGATATCGGCGGCGTGACATTGCTGGAGCTCGGGATCGCTTTTGCCGACGTGCACACCTTTCGCGCCCTCGGCATCGACGATCGCCCTGCCTTGTTGCTCGGCATGAACGCGCTTCATGCGTTCGACAGCCTGACCATCGACATGCGCGCGAAAAAACTCCGCTTCGTCATGCCCGCGCCGGCCGGACGGTCCAGCCGCTATGCTTCGGCCGATGTAAGAGATCCCCTGCAAAGGCGGTGA
- the folK gene encoding 2-amino-4-hydroxy-6-hydroxymethyldihydropteridine diphosphokinase, translated as MTEQTHLYAVAVGSNRPHGRHGRPPHVVQAAIAELDRQFSLFDASPLLLNPASGGAGRDFANAVAIVESELEPPAMLDALKAIERAFGRRPGKRWGARVLDLDLLAWDGGRWSDRRLTIPHPALEGRAFMLLPLNAIAPHWPLRGSLTAKHLAARLGKRRATH; from the coding sequence GTGACCGAGCAAACGCACCTTTACGCCGTCGCCGTCGGCTCCAACCGCCCGCATGGCCGCCACGGCCGCCCTCCGCATGTCGTCCAGGCCGCGATTGCCGAGCTAGACCGCCAATTCTCGCTGTTCGACGCTTCTCCCCTGTTGCTCAATCCGGCGAGCGGCGGCGCGGGCCGCGATTTCGCCAATGCGGTGGCCATCGTCGAAAGCGAATTGGAGCCGCCGGCAATGCTTGATGCGCTGAAGGCAATCGAACGCGCGTTCGGGCGGCGGCCGGGCAAGCGCTGGGGCGCTAGGGTGCTCGATCTAGATCTGTTGGCGTGGGACGGCGGGCGATGGTCCGACCGGCGCCTAACCATTCCTCATCCGGCGCTCGAGGGACGCGCCTTTATGCTGCTTCCACTCAACGCCATCGCGCCGCACTGGCCGCTTCGGGGAAGCCTGACCGCCAAACATCTCGCTGCCCGACTTGGCAAGCGCCGCGCGACCCACTAG
- a CDS encoding uracil-DNA glycosylase → MLFASPPVVSPVPQAEAPRDCPLCPRLVALREDCRAEHPDWWNGPVPAWGDPDAWLAVVGMAPGKHGANRTGRPFTGDFAGDLTYQTLSKFGLATGTYRADPSDDLQLRGALILNAVKCLPPQNKPEPIEIATCRPYFEAALASLPKVQVLVALGAIAHAAAARALGLKPSQAKFGHGSEIVAPDGRILLGTYHSSRYNQNTRRLTPPMFEAVFERAVALGRG, encoded by the coding sequence ATGCTGTTCGCCAGCCCCCCCGTCGTCTCACCGGTCCCGCAGGCGGAAGCGCCGCGCGACTGTCCGCTTTGCCCGCGCCTCGTTGCCCTGCGCGAAGACTGCCGGGCCGAGCATCCCGACTGGTGGAATGGGCCGGTTCCGGCCTGGGGCGATCCGGACGCGTGGCTTGCGGTGGTCGGCATGGCACCGGGCAAGCATGGCGCCAACCGCACCGGTCGGCCCTTCACCGGCGATTTCGCGGGCGACCTTACCTACCAGACGCTGTCGAAATTCGGTCTTGCCACCGGCACCTATCGCGCCGATCCTTCCGACGACCTCCAGCTTCGCGGCGCGCTGATCCTGAATGCTGTGAAATGCCTGCCACCGCAGAACAAGCCCGAGCCGATCGAAATCGCCACCTGCAGGCCCTATTTCGAAGCCGCTTTAGCCAGCCTGCCCAAGGTGCAGGTGCTGGTCGCGCTCGGCGCCATCGCCCATGCTGCCGCGGCGCGCGCGCTGGGGCTGAAGCCGAGCCAAGCCAAGTTCGGCCATGGCAGCGAGATCGTCGCCCCCGACGGCCGCATTCTCCTCGGCACCTATCATTCGAGCCGCTACAATCAGAACACCCGCCGTCTGACCCCGCCGATGTTCGAGGCGGTGTTCGAGCGCGCGGTCGCGCTTGGACGTGGTTGA
- a CDS encoding GNAT family N-acetyltransferase, which produces MVEAIATERLVLRRARIEDVEPMHRIMRDPVTMRYWSTLPHESLETTADWVRSMLDPPSGNDDFIVTLNGKAIGKMGAWQLPDFGYLLDPAHWCQGYAGEALAAFLAHRRRAGSAFLTADTDPRNTASIRLLQRHGFRETGRAARTWLIGGQWFDSIYWRRDL; this is translated from the coding sequence GTGGTTGAAGCGATCGCCACCGAGCGGCTGGTCCTGCGCCGCGCCCGGATCGAGGATGTCGAGCCAATGCACCGCATCATGCGCGATCCTGTCACCATGCGTTACTGGTCGACCCTTCCTCACGAAAGCCTCGAGACCACCGCCGATTGGGTTCGAAGCATGCTCGACCCTCCGTCCGGCAACGACGACTTCATCGTCACGCTGAACGGCAAGGCGATCGGCAAGATGGGTGCCTGGCAGCTTCCCGATTTCGGCTATCTGCTCGACCCCGCCCATTGGTGCCAAGGCTACGCCGGTGAAGCGCTCGCCGCCTTTCTCGCCCACAGGCGCCGCGCGGGAAGCGCCTTTCTCACCGCCGATACCGACCCGCGTAATACCGCCAGCATTCGCCTGCTCCAGCGCCACGGCTTTCGCGAAACCGGGCGAGCCGCCCGGACGTGGCTGATCGGGGGCCAGTGGTTCGACAGCATCTACTGGCGCCGCGACCTCTAG
- a CDS encoding AI-2E family transporter: MSMQEASPPKPQRGGGFLLFLVLVTLALGYIAWPFASALLWAVIAAIMFQPLYRWMLSRLNGGRNLAAIATLLVIFVAVIVPAIAIGDIIVKQALQIYEVVKAGRFDAAGTFEQIQSRLPTRLSQILEGSGYGNFAVIQERVTAVLRDSLSVIASQALKIGGNAFTSLLVFAVGLYVTYFLLRDGDRLGALVKDTLPLDRRSANHLASNFVATIRATIKGSVVVGLVQGLLGTITFWIVGFPSAVLLGVLMAIVSLLPAIGPAIVWIPIAGYLLLTGSIWQGIVVIVSGAVVIGSADNLLRPLLVGRETGIPDWLVLVSTLGGIAAFGLSGVVVGPVVAGLFLAGWALYREETVEELVE; encoded by the coding sequence ATGTCGATGCAGGAAGCCAGTCCGCCGAAGCCGCAAAGGGGAGGGGGCTTTCTCCTGTTTCTGGTGCTCGTCACCCTGGCCCTCGGCTATATCGCCTGGCCATTCGCCTCGGCCCTGTTGTGGGCGGTGATCGCGGCGATCATGTTCCAGCCGCTTTATCGCTGGATGCTCAGCCGGTTGAACGGCGGCCGCAATCTTGCGGCGATCGCGACCCTTCTCGTCATCTTCGTCGCGGTGATCGTGCCTGCGATCGCGATCGGCGACATCATCGTCAAGCAGGCGCTCCAAATCTACGAAGTGGTCAAAGCCGGGCGGTTCGACGCGGCGGGCACGTTTGAACAAATCCAGAGCAGGTTGCCCACGCGATTGAGCCAGATCCTCGAAGGATCGGGCTATGGCAATTTCGCGGTGATCCAGGAGCGGGTGACAGCCGTCCTCCGCGACAGCTTGAGCGTTATCGCCAGCCAGGCGCTCAAGATCGGCGGCAATGCCTTTACCTCGCTGCTGGTCTTCGCGGTCGGTCTCTACGTTACCTATTTCCTGCTTCGCGACGGTGACCGCCTCGGTGCGCTGGTCAAGGACACGCTGCCGCTCGACAGGCGGTCGGCCAATCATCTCGCCAGCAATTTTGTCGCCACCATTCGCGCGACGATCAAGGGATCGGTCGTGGTCGGGCTGGTCCAGGGCCTGCTCGGGACCATCACCTTCTGGATCGTCGGTTTTCCCTCGGCGGTGCTGCTCGGTGTGCTGATGGCGATCGTCTCGCTCCTGCCGGCGATCGGGCCGGCGATCGTGTGGATCCCGATCGCGGGCTATCTGCTGCTGACCGGAAGCATCTGGCAGGGGATCGTGGTGATCGTATCGGGCGCCGTGGTGATCGGCTCGGCCGACAATTTGTTGCGCCCCCTGCTGGTCGGCCGTGAAACCGGCATTCCCGACTGGCTGGTGCTGGTCAGTACGCTCGGCGGAATCGCCGCCTTCGGCCTCAGCGGCGTGGTGGTCGGGCCGGTCGTCGCCGGCCTCTTCCTCGCCGGTTGGGCGCTTTATCGTGAAGAGACCGTCGAGGAACTCGTTGAGTAG
- the aguB gene encoding N-carbamoylputrescine amidase, which translates to MTKITVAALQLELGGDTETNIAAVTELVREAAGKGAQVVLPPELFEGPYFCRTEDEGLFATAFPTEKHPSVLAMQRLASELGIWIPTSFFERDGPHHYNSLAMVNPDGKVAGLYRKSHIPDGPGYEEKFYFRPGNTGFKVWDGPEAEKLGVGICWDQWYPETARAMMLMGAEILFYPTAIGTEPHDPDLDTSRLWRRAMIGHAVSNVVPVVAANRIGTEGGQRFYGHSFICDERGDLLAEFGATETGVLIAELDLAAARRHRAAFGFFRDRRPELYGRLVQDI; encoded by the coding sequence ATGACCAAGATCACCGTCGCTGCCCTCCAGCTCGAGCTTGGAGGCGATACCGAAACCAATATCGCGGCCGTGACCGAGCTGGTGCGTGAAGCCGCCGGCAAAGGCGCGCAGGTCGTGCTTCCGCCCGAATTGTTCGAAGGGCCTTACTTCTGCCGGACCGAGGACGAGGGGCTGTTCGCCACCGCGTTCCCGACCGAGAAGCACCCGAGCGTGCTGGCGATGCAGCGCCTTGCGAGCGAGCTTGGCATTTGGATCCCAACGAGCTTCTTCGAGCGCGACGGACCGCATCATTACAATAGTCTGGCGATGGTAAACCCGGACGGAAAGGTCGCCGGGCTTTACCGCAAAAGCCATATTCCCGACGGTCCCGGCTACGAGGAAAAGTTCTACTTCCGCCCGGGCAACACCGGCTTCAAGGTGTGGGACGGACCGGAGGCAGAGAAGCTTGGCGTCGGCATCTGCTGGGACCAATGGTATCCCGAGACCGCCCGCGCGATGATGCTGATGGGCGCCGAGATCCTGTTCTACCCGACCGCGATCGGAACCGAGCCGCACGACCCCGACCTCGATACCTCGCGGCTGTGGCGGCGGGCGATGATCGGGCATGCGGTCAGCAACGTCGTGCCGGTGGTCGCCGCCAATCGGATCGGCACGGAGGGCGGCCAGCGGTTCTACGGGCACAGCTTCATCTGCGACGAACGCGGCGATCTGCTGGCCGAATTCGGCGCCACCGAAACGGGGGTACTGATCGCCGAGCTCGACCTCGCCGCCGCCCGCCGCCACCGCGCCGCCTTCGGCTTCTTTCGCGACCGCCGGCCGGAGCTTTACGGGCGGCTAGTGCAGGACATCTGA
- a CDS encoding agmatine deiminase family protein has product MAHAPTLLPPPEWAPHAAMWIGFPSDPELWVEDLAPAQEEVAALARALHADGKGEEIILVAADAEAAAEARRLAPFATVIEEAFGDIWLRDTGPIVLGSGGERRAQGFGFNGWGGKYDLEGDDSIGERLAASSRLPYAKADWILEGGAVDGDGSGLFVTTEQCLLNPNRNPGLSREEVEQRLARDLGATRVVWLGEGLANDHTDGHVDNLARFVGSGRVVLPEPAADDPNAAVYADAAARIEAAGLDLVRLPSPGRIKADEDIIPASYMNFLIGNAAVVVPLYGSPNDEAAVAAVQALFPGRLAVGLRADHILTGGGSFHCISQQIPA; this is encoded by the coding sequence ATGGCACACGCCCCTACGCTCCTCCCGCCGCCCGAATGGGCCCCGCACGCCGCCATGTGGATCGGGTTTCCGAGCGATCCCGAGCTGTGGGTCGAGGATCTGGCGCCGGCGCAGGAAGAGGTCGCGGCGCTTGCCCGCGCGCTCCATGCCGACGGCAAGGGTGAGGAGATCATCCTCGTCGCCGCCGATGCCGAGGCTGCGGCCGAAGCCCGGCGCCTCGCGCCGTTCGCGACGGTGATCGAGGAAGCGTTCGGCGACATCTGGCTGCGCGACACGGGGCCGATCGTGCTCGGCTCGGGCGGCGAGCGGCGGGCGCAGGGGTTCGGGTTCAACGGCTGGGGCGGAAAATACGATCTCGAGGGCGACGACAGCATCGGTGAGCGCCTCGCTGCGTCCTCTCGCCTGCCCTACGCCAAGGCCGATTGGATCCTCGAGGGCGGGGCAGTCGATGGCGACGGCTCAGGGCTCTTCGTGACCACCGAGCAGTGCCTCCTCAACCCCAACCGCAACCCTGGTCTCAGCCGCGAAGAGGTCGAGCAGCGACTCGCCCGCGACCTCGGCGCGACCCGAGTGGTGTGGCTGGGCGAAGGGCTGGCCAACGATCATACCGACGGCCACGTCGACAACCTTGCCCGCTTCGTCGGCAGCGGCCGCGTGGTATTGCCGGAGCCTGCGGCCGACGATCCCAATGCCGCGGTCTATGCCGATGCCGCGGCGCGGATCGAAGCGGCGGGGCTGGATCTGGTGCGCCTGCCCTCCCCCGGGCGGATCAAAGCCGACGAAGACATCATCCCGGCCTCCTACATGAACTTCCTGATCGGCAACGCCGCCGTGGTGGTGCCGCTTTATGGCAGCCCTAACGACGAGGCAGCCGTCGCCGCGGTGCAGGCGCTGTTCCCGGGACGCCTTGCAGTGGGCCTGCGCGCCGACCACATCCTGACCGGCGGTGGCAGCTTCCACTGCATTTCCCAGCAGATCCCGGCCTGA